Proteins from a single region of Sphingomonas swuensis:
- a CDS encoding L,D-transpeptidase family protein gives MSKRWLVTTGVGLALLAGASVTMAQNNGAAATATAGQKGGQTAWVPPGTPGSPIDGTVFHAQVLLDAAGFPSGVIDGKKGKVFAQAIKGFQQSRNLPVTGEMDGPTRKALVQLDRPSTRVLQLTATDVGGPFVYPFPKDAADQAKLKGLYYRNMLEQLAERFHTTPRTIVALNGPDKLIGAGQSLRLPNVLPASRDYAGAIDGKQGRLLSFFNVEAQQPAGDFVVVDKSEGVMRVYQGEVPKGQMSTNSNPGPAPKLSDTPGKLVAQFPVTMGSAQYPLPIGRWKATTFAFDPDFKYQPSILKGKDPNEPEQLLPPGPNGPVGVAWLDLTKEHYGIHGTDSPETIGRAESSGCIRLANWDVIRLSRIMKPGFTAIFQS, from the coding sequence GTGTCCAAAAGGTGGTTGGTGACGACGGGTGTTGGACTTGCGCTGCTTGCGGGCGCGAGCGTGACCATGGCGCAGAATAACGGTGCGGCGGCGACTGCAACTGCCGGACAGAAAGGCGGGCAGACCGCATGGGTGCCGCCGGGAACGCCCGGCTCTCCGATTGACGGGACCGTCTTCCACGCGCAGGTCCTGCTCGACGCCGCCGGTTTCCCGAGCGGAGTCATCGACGGCAAGAAGGGCAAGGTCTTCGCGCAGGCGATCAAGGGCTTCCAGCAGAGCCGCAACCTGCCGGTCACGGGCGAGATGGATGGTCCGACCCGCAAGGCGCTGGTCCAGCTCGACCGGCCCTCGACCCGCGTGCTGCAGCTGACCGCGACCGATGTCGGCGGGCCGTTCGTCTACCCGTTCCCCAAGGATGCGGCGGATCAGGCCAAGCTCAAGGGTCTCTACTATCGCAACATGCTCGAGCAGCTGGCGGAGCGCTTCCACACAACCCCGCGGACGATCGTCGCGCTGAACGGCCCTGACAAGCTGATCGGTGCGGGGCAGTCGCTGCGACTCCCCAACGTCCTTCCGGCGTCGCGCGACTATGCTGGCGCGATCGACGGCAAGCAGGGCCGCCTGCTAAGCTTCTTCAATGTCGAGGCGCAGCAGCCCGCTGGTGACTTCGTCGTCGTCGACAAGTCCGAGGGCGTGATGCGCGTCTACCAGGGCGAGGTGCCCAAGGGGCAGATGAGCACCAACAGCAATCCCGGACCTGCACCCAAGCTGAGCGACACTCCGGGCAAGCTCGTCGCCCAATTCCCGGTGACGATGGGCTCGGCGCAATATCCGCTGCCGATCGGTCGCTGGAAGGCCACGACCTTCGCCTTCGATCCCGATTTCAAGTATCAGCCCAGCATCCTCAAGGGGAAGGACCCGAACGAGCCCGAGCAGCTGCTTCCCCCTGGACCCAACGGCCCGGTCGGGGTTGCCTGGCTCGACCTCACCAAGGAGCATTACGGCATCCATGGGACCGACAGCCCGGAAACGATCGGTCGCGCCGAGAGCTCGGGCTGCATCCGGCTCGCCAATTGGGACGTCATTCGCCTGAGCCGGATCATGAAGCCCGGCTTCACGGCCATCTTCCAGAGCTAA
- a CDS encoding outer membrane beta-barrel protein yields the protein MRLFIVSAIAFAAATPAAAQTAASTNNYDGFRGEVRLGWETPTVSGDGDVYKLGSAVSYGAEAGYDLSVGKNVTVGPYASWEQSSVELDADAGAGIKVGRNYQVGGRVGTGLGGVLGYVKFGYSNIKLSLTDTEIDYSDTKGGFGGGLGIEGNIGKNAYAGIEGNYSDFGKFEGINLQRRQLAGKLGFRF from the coding sequence ATGCGTCTCTTTATCGTGAGCGCGATCGCGTTCGCGGCCGCCACGCCTGCGGCAGCCCAGACCGCCGCAAGCACCAACAACTATGACGGATTCCGCGGCGAAGTCCGCCTCGGCTGGGAAACCCCGACCGTCAGCGGCGACGGCGACGTCTACAAGCTGGGTAGCGCGGTCAGCTACGGCGCCGAGGCCGGCTACGACCTGAGCGTCGGCAAGAATGTCACGGTCGGTCCCTACGCCAGCTGGGAGCAGAGCTCGGTCGAACTCGATGCTGACGCCGGTGCGGGGATCAAGGTCGGCCGCAACTATCAGGTCGGCGGGCGGGTCGGCACCGGCCTCGGCGGCGTGCTCGGCTATGTGAAGTTCGGCTATTCGAACATCAAGCTCAGCCTCACGGACACCGAGATCGACTATAGCGACACCAAGGGTGGCTTCGGTGGCGGCCTCGGCATCGAGGGCAACATCGGCAAGAACGCCTATGCCGGGATCGAGGGCAATTATTCGGACTTCGGCAAGTTCGAGGGCATCAACCTCCAGCGCCGCCAGCTCGCGGGCAAGCTCGGCTTCCGCTTCTAA
- a CDS encoding HAD family hydrolase: protein MPNAILFDIDGTLVDSNNFHVLAWAEAFHAAGHDFRLRQLHDQVGKGADNYVRALLPDLPGSEADRLGDEHGRLFRKHYLHRVKPFPHARDLLARCKGEGLRVFLASSASKSEVEHHLGLLDARDLVDGFVAADDVAHSKPCPDIFAAALDKAGVGPDQALVVGDTPYDIEAATKVGVRSVAVRSGLFADETLEGAIAIYDDVADILARFNDSPLARG, encoded by the coding sequence ATGCCCAATGCAATTCTATTCGACATCGACGGCACGCTCGTCGACAGCAATAACTTCCACGTCCTCGCCTGGGCCGAGGCCTTCCACGCCGCGGGCCATGATTTCCGCCTCCGGCAACTTCACGATCAGGTGGGCAAGGGCGCCGACAATTATGTCCGGGCCTTGCTGCCCGACCTCCCGGGCAGTGAGGCCGACCGGCTCGGCGACGAGCATGGCCGCCTCTTCCGCAAACATTATCTCCACCGCGTGAAGCCGTTCCCGCATGCACGGGACCTCCTGGCACGCTGCAAGGGCGAAGGCCTGAGAGTGTTCCTCGCTTCATCCGCCAGCAAATCGGAAGTCGAGCATCACCTTGGCCTGCTCGATGCCCGCGATCTGGTCGACGGCTTCGTCGCCGCCGACGACGTCGCGCATTCCAAGCCTTGCCCCGACATCTTCGCCGCCGCGCTCGACAAGGCCGGGGTCGGCCCGGACCAAGCGCTGGTAGTCGGGGACACGCCCTACGACATCGAGGCCGCGACGAAGGTTGGCGTGCGCAGCGTCGCGGTGCGCTCGGGGCTATTTGCCGACGAGACGCTCGAGGGCGCCATCGCCATCTACGACGATGTTGCCGACATCCTCGCGCGCTTCAACGACAGCCCGCTTGCGCGCGGCTAG
- the thiE gene encoding thiamine phosphate synthase has protein sequence MNENDHDDDLSVEGFAERFVPQGRGDAGLYLISPQEVGGAFPDRLRSVLDGGGVAAFQLRVKGVDQHALAKLAEPLQAICAEHGTAFIVNDDMSLAKRIGADGVHLGQDDGDPREARALLGPQAQIGVTCHDSRHLAMEAGEAGVDYVAFGAFFPTTTKTVKHVAEPSLLSWWGTLFELPCVAVGGITPENGGALVQAGADFLAVSGAVWNAQDPAAVVAAFQPLLKR, from the coding sequence ATGAACGAGAATGACCATGACGACGACCTCAGCGTCGAGGGCTTTGCCGAACGCTTCGTGCCGCAGGGGCGCGGCGATGCGGGGCTCTACCTTATCAGCCCGCAGGAGGTCGGCGGAGCGTTTCCGGATCGGCTGCGGTCCGTGCTGGATGGCGGCGGCGTGGCGGCCTTCCAGCTTCGCGTGAAGGGCGTCGACCAGCATGCGCTGGCGAAGCTCGCCGAGCCGCTGCAGGCGATCTGCGCCGAACATGGCACCGCCTTCATCGTCAACGACGACATGAGCCTTGCCAAGCGGATCGGTGCCGATGGCGTGCACCTTGGCCAGGACGACGGCGATCCGCGCGAGGCGAGGGCGCTGCTCGGCCCGCAGGCGCAGATCGGGGTGACCTGCCACGACAGCCGGCACCTGGCGATGGAAGCCGGCGAGGCCGGGGTCGACTATGTCGCCTTCGGTGCCTTCTTCCCGACTACGACCAAGACGGTGAAGCATGTCGCCGAGCCGAGCCTGCTGAGCTGGTGGGGTACGTTGTTCGAACTGCCCTGCGTCGCGGTCGGCGGAATCACGCCGGAGAATGGCGGCGCGCTGGTCCAGGCGGGAGCCGATTTCCTCGCGGTCAGCGGTGCGGTGTGGAACGCCCAGGATCCGGCTGCGGTGGTGGCTGCCTTCCAACCGCTCCTGAAGCGCTAG
- a CDS encoding transcriptional regulator, with translation MTNEALTFGPWRIEPAERRLSRDGEAVELSGRYLDALLLLARNAGKLVSKDRFMDEVWAGVPVTDEALTQCIRTLRRTLGDEAARPRFIETVPRHGYRFVAEVHSADTVNADPVREETAAASGRRGASEWLLLAAAGLAGGAGAGLIGGIGYGLLAANAPPPGTGAVSIVLVMTCICLLVGALGGLGVGAGIAAARLLPGRRLFPTMLGGALGGLAVGTLGRLVGLDAFALLVGTRPLAITGGSEGLLVGAFAGAAAWLALRTPRPLERAATYGAAIGANAGLLVTLAGGQMMAGSLAVLVAAHPQAPLGSLLGDALPIWLRLVSGAVEGAVFVGALSLAVAAVARTPRG, from the coding sequence ATGACCAATGAGGCGCTGACCTTCGGACCGTGGCGGATCGAGCCCGCCGAACGCCGGCTGAGCCGCGACGGCGAGGCGGTGGAGCTCAGCGGCCGCTACCTCGACGCCTTGCTGCTGCTCGCCCGCAATGCCGGCAAGCTGGTCAGCAAGGACCGCTTCATGGACGAGGTTTGGGCCGGCGTTCCGGTGACCGACGAAGCCCTCACCCAATGTATCCGCACTCTCCGCCGCACACTCGGTGACGAGGCCGCGCGGCCGCGTTTCATCGAGACTGTTCCGAGGCACGGCTATCGCTTCGTGGCGGAGGTCCACTCTGCCGACACCGTCAATGCAGACCCTGTGCGGGAAGAAACGGCGGCCGCGTCCGGACGGCGCGGCGCAAGCGAATGGCTGCTCCTTGCCGCCGCGGGCCTCGCCGGGGGTGCCGGTGCCGGCCTCATCGGCGGCATCGGCTACGGCCTTCTCGCCGCCAACGCTCCGCCACCCGGGACCGGCGCGGTCTCGATCGTGCTGGTGATGACCTGCATCTGCCTGCTCGTCGGAGCGCTTGGCGGCCTCGGTGTCGGCGCGGGCATCGCGGCCGCGCGGCTCCTGCCCGGTCGGCGGCTATTCCCGACGATGCTCGGCGGGGCGCTCGGCGGCCTGGCGGTGGGAACCCTCGGGCGGCTGGTCGGGCTCGACGCATTTGCCCTGCTGGTCGGCACCCGTCCGCTGGCGATCACCGGCGGCAGCGAGGGCCTGCTGGTCGGCGCCTTCGCCGGCGCGGCCGCCTGGCTCGCGCTCCGCACCCCACGCCCGCTCGAGCGCGCCGCCACATATGGGGCCGCGATCGGCGCGAATGCCGGCCTGCTGGTGACGCTCGCCGGCGGGCAGATGATGGCCGGAAGTCTCGCCGTGCTCGTCGCCGCGCATCCGCAGGCCCCGCTTGGCTCGCTGCTCGGCGACGCGCTGCCCATCTGGCTAAGGCTGGTCAGCGGTGCGGTGGAGGGCGCCGTGTTCGTCGGCGCCCTGTCACTCGCTGTTGCCGCGGTGGCGCGAACGCCCCGCGGCTGA
- a CDS encoding fructose bisphosphate aldolase: MTNEEMRAKIEAGQGFIAALDQSGGSTPKALKGYGIEEDAYAGDEEMFGLIHQMRSRIITSPCFSGEKVIGAILFEKTMDGEVDGSPTPTALTERGIVPFIKIDKGLEDEADGVQMMKPIAGLDELLARAKDLGVFGTKERSVVNLANEAGVAAIVGQQFEVALQVLRHGLVPIIEPEVNIKSADRDGCDRLLRDEILRHLDRLGEGQQVMLKLSIPAEAGLFQPLIDHPKVLRVVALSGGFSRADACAQLAQNPGMIASFSRALLSDLRHQQSDEEFDQTLGGAIDEIHAASVA, from the coding sequence ATGACCAACGAAGAGATGCGGGCGAAGATCGAGGCGGGGCAGGGCTTCATCGCCGCGCTCGACCAGTCCGGAGGGTCCACGCCCAAGGCGCTCAAAGGCTATGGCATCGAGGAAGACGCCTATGCCGGCGACGAGGAGATGTTCGGCCTCATCCACCAGATGCGCAGCCGGATCATCACCTCGCCCTGCTTCTCGGGCGAGAAGGTCATCGGCGCGATCCTGTTCGAGAAGACGATGGACGGCGAGGTCGATGGAAGTCCGACCCCGACTGCGCTGACCGAGCGCGGGATCGTGCCCTTCATCAAGATCGACAAGGGTCTGGAGGACGAGGCTGACGGCGTTCAGATGATGAAGCCGATTGCCGGGCTCGACGAGCTGCTTGCCCGCGCCAAGGACCTCGGCGTGTTCGGGACCAAGGAGCGCTCGGTCGTAAACCTCGCCAACGAGGCGGGCGTGGCGGCGATCGTCGGGCAGCAGTTCGAGGTCGCGCTGCAGGTCCTGCGCCACGGACTGGTGCCGATCATCGAGCCCGAGGTGAACATCAAGAGCGCCGACCGCGATGGCTGCGACCGGCTGCTGCGCGACGAGATCCTGCGTCACCTCGACCGACTCGGCGAGGGCCAGCAGGTCATGCTCAAGCTGTCGATTCCGGCCGAGGCCGGGCTGTTCCAGCCGCTGATCGACCATCCGAAGGTGCTTCGCGTGGTGGCGCTGTCGGGCGGGTTCAGCCGCGCCGACGCCTGTGCCCAGCTGGCGCAGAACCCCGGCATGATCGCGAGCTTCAGCCGGGCGCTGCTGTCGGACCTGCGTCACCAGCAGTCGGACGAGGAGTTCGACCAGACGCTCGGCGGCGCGATCGACGAGATCCACGCCGCCTCGGTCGCCTGA
- a CDS encoding phosphoglycerate kinase, producing the protein MPFKTLDDLPSDLHGKRVLVRVDLNVPMQDGAVSDATRLRAALPTILELADRGAIVLLLSHFGRPKGQTRPDMSTALLVKPLTDLTGRSVRFVEDCAGEHAARAVSTMTEGSIAVLENTRFHAGEEKNDPELSQGMAALGDYYVNDAFSAAHRAHSSTEGVAHLLPSFAGRAMEAELKALEAALGNPERPVAAVVGGAKVSSKLAVLGHLVGKVDHLIIGGGMANTFLAARGVKVGKSLCEHDLTGEAEAILERADQANCTVHLPYDVVVAKEFAANPPSLRTCNVHEVAEDEMILDVGPAAVEALGDALKTCRTLVWNGPLGAFETEPFDAATVALARTAAALTQDGSLVSVAGGGDTVSALNHAGVVGDFTFVSTAGGAFLEWMEGRTLPGVAALQS; encoded by the coding sequence ATGCCTTTCAAGACCCTCGACGACCTCCCTTCTGACCTTCACGGCAAGCGCGTGCTCGTCCGCGTCGACCTCAACGTGCCGATGCAGGATGGGGCGGTCAGCGATGCCACCCGGCTTCGAGCGGCGCTGCCGACGATCCTCGAACTGGCGGATCGCGGGGCGATCGTGCTGCTGCTGAGCCATTTCGGGCGACCCAAGGGACAGACCCGGCCCGACATGTCGACGGCCCTTCTGGTCAAGCCGCTGACCGACCTCACCGGCCGCTCGGTCCGGTTCGTCGAGGATTGCGCCGGGGAGCATGCCGCACGTGCGGTCTCGACCATGACCGAAGGCTCGATCGCCGTGCTCGAGAACACCCGCTTCCATGCGGGCGAAGAGAAGAACGATCCCGAGCTCAGCCAGGGTATGGCGGCGCTCGGCGACTATTATGTCAACGATGCCTTCTCGGCGGCGCACCGGGCGCACTCCTCGACCGAGGGGGTCGCGCATCTCCTGCCGAGCTTCGCCGGACGGGCGATGGAAGCCGAACTGAAGGCGCTCGAAGCAGCGCTCGGAAATCCCGAACGTCCGGTCGCCGCCGTCGTCGGCGGCGCCAAGGTCTCGTCCAAGCTGGCGGTGCTCGGGCATCTGGTCGGCAAGGTCGACCATCTCATCATCGGTGGCGGCATGGCCAACACCTTCCTTGCCGCGCGCGGGGTCAAGGTCGGCAAGTCCCTGTGCGAGCACGACCTGACCGGCGAGGCCGAGGCGATCCTCGAGCGGGCCGACCAGGCCAATTGCACGGTGCACCTTCCTTACGACGTGGTGGTGGCGAAGGAGTTCGCCGCCAATCCGCCGAGCCTGCGGACCTGCAACGTCCACGAAGTCGCCGAGGACGAGATGATCCTTGATGTCGGTCCGGCGGCGGTCGAGGCACTCGGCGATGCACTCAAGACCTGCCGGACCCTGGTCTGGAACGGGCCGCTCGGAGCGTTCGAGACCGAGCCGTTCGATGCGGCAACGGTGGCGCTGGCACGGACCGCGGCGGCGCTGACTCAGGATGGAAGCCTGGTCTCGGTCGCGGGCGGCGGCGACACGGTCTCGGCGCTCAACCATGCCGGGGTCGTCGGCGACTTCACCTTTGTCTCGACCGCTGGCGGCGCCTTCCTCGAGTGGATGGAAGGGCGCACGCTTCCGGGGGTCGCCGCACTCCAGTCCTGA
- the gap gene encoding type I glyceraldehyde-3-phosphate dehydrogenase — protein MTKVAINGFGRIGRLVARAILERPDCGLELVAINDLADAKSNAWLFERDSVHGRFPGEVKAEGDAIVINGKRIAVTAERDPANLPHKDLGVELALECTGFFTDKAGGEKHIAAGAKRVLISAPAKGADLTVVYGVNHDKLTAEHRVVSNASCTTNCLAPVAKVLNDAIGIERGLMTTIHAYTNDQKILDQIHSDMRRARAAGMSMIPTTTGAARAVGEVLPELKGKLDGSAIRVPTPNVSMVDLTFTPKRDTTLDEVNGVLKAASESGPLKGILAYTDEPLVSIDLNHNPASSTVDSLETAVLEGKLVRVVSWYDNEWGFSNRMVDTACAMAKLG, from the coding sequence ATGACCAAAGTCGCCATCAATGGGTTCGGCCGGATCGGCCGGCTGGTCGCACGGGCCATCCTCGAGCGTCCCGATTGCGGGCTCGAGCTGGTCGCGATCAACGACCTCGCCGACGCCAAGTCGAACGCCTGGCTGTTCGAGCGCGACTCGGTCCACGGCCGCTTTCCTGGCGAAGTGAAGGCCGAAGGCGACGCCATCGTCATCAACGGCAAGCGCATCGCGGTGACCGCAGAGCGCGATCCGGCCAATCTTCCGCACAAGGACCTTGGCGTCGAGCTGGCGCTCGAGTGCACCGGCTTCTTCACCGACAAGGCTGGCGGCGAGAAGCACATCGCGGCCGGCGCCAAGCGGGTGCTGATCTCGGCTCCGGCGAAGGGCGCTGACCTGACCGTCGTCTACGGCGTCAACCACGACAAGCTGACCGCCGAGCACCGCGTCGTCTCGAACGCGAGCTGCACCACCAACTGCCTCGCGCCGGTGGCCAAGGTCCTCAATGACGCGATCGGGATCGAGCGCGGGCTGATGACCACCATCCACGCCTACACCAACGACCAGAAGATCCTCGACCAGATCCACAGCGACATGCGCCGCGCGCGCGCCGCGGGGATGAGCATGATCCCGACCACCACCGGCGCTGCCCGCGCCGTCGGTGAAGTTCTGCCCGAACTGAAGGGCAAGCTCGACGGCTCGGCCATCCGGGTCCCGACCCCGAACGTGTCGATGGTCGACCTGACCTTCACGCCCAAGCGCGACACCACGCTCGACGAGGTCAACGGCGTGCTCAAGGCGGCGTCCGAGAGCGGGCCCTTGAAGGGCATCCTCGCCTACACCGACGAGCCATTGGTCTCGATCGACCTCAACCACAATCCGGCGAGCTCGACCGTCGACAGCCTCGAGACGGCGGTGCTCGAGGGCAAGCTGGTGCGCGTCGTCAGCTGGTACGACAATGAGTGGGGCTTCTCGAACCGCATGGTCGACACCGCCTGCGCGATGGCCAAGTTGGGCTGA